From the genome of Streptomyces ficellus:
ATCCGGAACTGCGCGGCGGCGCCCGGATGATGGTGGCCTGGGCGCGGCAGCAGATGGCGGAGCGCGGGATCGAGCCGGACGGCGGGGAGCTGCCGGAGGCCCCCGGGTTCGAGGAGACGCGCGAGATGTACCGGGAGATGCTCCGGGGCCTCGAGGAGGGCCGGCTGTTCTTCGACCTGGACAGCGACTACGGCTTCCCGGGCGTGGCCGGTGAGGTGGCCGACCCGGAGCGGCTCGTCCGGGGGTTCGACGTGCTGTTCGAGGAGTGGCGCGCGATGCCGGAGGGAGGCCCGGAACGTGCCCGTGCGGCCGCGATGCTCCTCACCCACCTGCCGTTCTTCGACCCGCACGGCAACCGGGTCGGCGAGGATCGGCGGGCCGAGCTGATGCGGGCGCTGCTGACGCCCGGTGACGACGACGACCCCGCGTGGCGGAGCAAGGCGCACGCGGTGGCCGGGGCGGTGCGGATGCGGGAGGAGATGGCGGGGACGGGCGCGCGGATGGACGAGGCGCTGGCCCACTTCGAGGCGGCGCGCAGGACGGCGCCCGCCGACGGGGGCGTCCCGGAGGGCGACCTGGACTTCGTGACGGTGCTCGCCCGTACGCACCGGGGGCAGACCGGCGGCGCGACGGACGACGTCGAGGCGGGCATCGACACCTGGCGCCGGATCCGCGAGGACCCGCGCATCACCGGGCACCTGCGGCTGATGATGGACGCCCAGCAGGCCTCGCACGAGGCGCACCTGGCGGCCCGGCGCGGGGACCTGGGGACCGTGGACGACAGGATCGCCCTGATGCTCGACGCCCACGGCAGGCTGGACCCGGAGGACCCCTCGCGCGTGGAGCTGTGGACGTCCATCGAGAACACCTGCCTCACCCGCGACGACCTGGCCCGCCGCCTGGGCGCGCCGGCCGCCCCGCCGCTGCCGGGGCGGCCCACCGCCGCCCGGTTGCGCAAGGACGCGGCCCGGTTGCCGCGCGACCACCGGGCGTGGGTGCTGGGCGACGGCGGGCTCACCCGGTTCGTACGGGCGGCGGGCGCCCACGACATGGCCGGGGTGGCCGAGGCGATGGAGCTGGTGCGGGAGGCGCACGGCCTGGTCGACAAGGGTAGTGACAGCTGGTTGCGGTACACCAACTGCTTGGGCGCGGGGCACTGTTCGCTGGCCGCCGTCGAGCGGGTCCGGCACGCGCAGGAGGCGCACCTGGCGAAGGGCATCGCCCTGCTGGAGGAGGCGAACGCGGCGGTCGAGGGGCCCGAGCACCGGCTCCACGCGAGCGTCCGCCTCGGCCTGGGCCGCGCCTACCGGATGCGTGCGTCGCTGTACCGCGGTGACCGGGAGGCCGGCCGGCGCCTCGGTCTCGAGGCGTTGCGCGGTCATGCCTGGGCGGCGCTGCTGCAGTCGGGCACGGATCACGCGGCGGAGGCGGCGGCCACGGCCACCGGCACGGCGCTGGAGGTCGCCGGCTGGTGCCTGCGGGACAACAGGCCCGAGGAGGCGCTGACGGCGCTCGACGCGTGCCGCGGGCTGGTGCTGCACGCGGCGACGACGTCGATGACGGTGCCGGAGCGGCTGGTGGCCGCGGGGCGGGCGGACCTGGCCGAGGAGTGGCGCGCGGTCGCCGGCCCGGCCCCGGCGGGCGACCCGCTGGCGGGCGTGCGGGAGCCTTTGAGCGTGCCGAGCGAGCTGCGGCGCCGGGTGCTGGCGGTGCTGACCGGCGAGGGCGCCGTCCAGGGCAGGTTGCTGGAGCCGCCGGCGCCGGAGGAGATCGGGCGGGCGCTGCGCGCGGTGGACAAGGACGCGTTGGTGTACCTGCTGCCCGCGTCGGAGGAGTCGGGCGGCACGGCGGTCGTGGTGACCTCGTCGGGCGAGGTGCACGCGGTGCCCCTGCCGACGCTGAACGAGCAGGCCGCGCCGTTGCGGGACTACCTCCCCGGGCCGGGCGGCGCGCGGGACATGGGCCCGGTGACGGACGGTCCCGGCGTCACCGGCGCGGGGGTGCGTCCGGTGCCGGAGCTGCGGGCCCAGCTGGACCGGCTGTGCGGGTGGGCGTGGTACGCGGGCATCCGGCCGCTGTTCGACGCGTTCGCCGCGCCGACCCGGCCGGGGCGGGTCCCCCGGCTGGTGCTGGTGCCGATGGGGCGGCTCGGCCTCGTGCCCTGGCACGCCGCCTGGGAGCCGGCCGGGGACGGTCGCCGGCGGTACGCGCTCCAGGAGGCCGAGATCTCGTACGCCGCGTCCGCGCGGCTGCTGTGCGAGGTGGCGGCCCGGCCGCCGGTGGTCCGCGACGGCGCGGAGCCGGGGCAGGGGGCGGGCGCGGCGCTGATCGTGGGGAACCCCACGGGCGACCTGCGGTTCGCGGGCGAGGAGGCCGACGCCGTACAGCGGGTGTTCTACCCGCGAGGCCGGTTCCTGGGCCGGCGGGAGGGCGGCCGGGTGGACGGGGCGGGGACGCCGCGGGAGGTCGTGTCCTGGCTGCGCGGCGGGGCGGCGGAGGGCGGTGTGCTGCACCTGGCGTGCCAT
Proteins encoded in this window:
- a CDS encoding CHAT domain-containing protein translates to MNAPHTAGDDALRSERDELLDALARTPADDPGAPGLCARTGSVGYVLYLRHGDPEDLELAREAFALAFGDPGHARDGADWHMWRVQYGHVEAFGHDEDPSAGRLDRIMETVGAGVAGLPPGDEEYAPVRDVGVHLLALGSMVRYQQRADDAGRADLLEEALRRHEEALGVFDPGSPEAVDLRESLGHLYLERCTLNDSTPDAAVSAGHYRAVLDAALPGTDLPFVRCHMGIGLMLHGRGRRDREELEEAREAFGLAVAEARRDGGPEPEWVWEAQIRAVFVRTMIWATWKDQGHAAAAEAELKSLLAVEGAADRLLPQYLDAFGRLLYERAAARRDAAGRDRALGLMRRGVREWRPERDGSVAAAAFCLAAFQQIRDQEAPDDPQRLKDVAFGAALALGDEGFDPELRGGARMMVAWARQQMAERGIEPDGGELPEAPGFEETREMYREMLRGLEEGRLFFDLDSDYGFPGVAGEVADPERLVRGFDVLFEEWRAMPEGGPERARAAAMLLTHLPFFDPHGNRVGEDRRAELMRALLTPGDDDDPAWRSKAHAVAGAVRMREEMAGTGARMDEALAHFEAARRTAPADGGVPEGDLDFVTVLARTHRGQTGGATDDVEAGIDTWRRIREDPRITGHLRLMMDAQQASHEAHLAARRGDLGTVDDRIALMLDAHGRLDPEDPSRVELWTSIENTCLTRDDLARRLGAPAAPPLPGRPTAARLRKDAARLPRDHRAWVLGDGGLTRFVRAAGAHDMAGVAEAMELVREAHGLVDKGSDSWLRYTNCLGAGHCSLAAVERVRHAQEAHLAKGIALLEEANAAVEGPEHRLHASVRLGLGRAYRMRASLYRGDREAGRRLGLEALRGHAWAALLQSGTDHAAEAAATATGTALEVAGWCLRDNRPEEALTALDACRGLVLHAATTSMTVPERLVAAGRADLAEEWRAVAGPAPAGDPLAGVREPLSVPSELRRRVLAVLTGEGAVQGRLLEPPAPEEIGRALRAVDKDALVYLLPASEESGGTAVVVTSSGEVHAVPLPTLNEQAAPLRDYLPGPGGARDMGPVTDGPGVTGAGVRPVPELRAQLDRLCGWAWYAGIRPLFDAFAAPTRPGRVPRLVLVPMGRLGLVPWHAAWEPAGDGRRRYALQEAEISYAASARLLCEVAARPPVVRDGAEPGQGAGAALIVGNPTGDLRFAGEEADAVQRVFYPRGRFLGRREGGRVDGAGTPREVVSWLRGGAAEGGVLHLACHATVAERARRSAYLSLSGGELAAEELTEAAGGRGGLAVVLLAACRSHVSGRGHNEAYSLATAFMVAGARSVVGSLWPVPDDATSVLMFMVHHFLRREGEPPAKALRRAQLWMLDPARELPAGLPPVLAERARRVDPDDLSSWAGFTHLGR